TCCATTCGAATAACATTTATTGGTCATAAATGGTGTCTTCTACTCATCACCCTGTCAAATATGAATATAATATTTCATTCCATAAATTGTAGCCTAACCCCACCCAGACTGACCATGTTACAAGCTTACCTCATGTTCCAGTTCTTAGCTTTTTGTCACCTTCTATTTTGATAGAAAGCACGTAACAATATGTGCTGTCTACATATATTACCTACTGAAACGGGGAGTGTTACTGGATATTGAGGTTCCCATTGCTTCTGCCCAATGGTAGGATTTATGGCAGTATAATATTTTACATATCGTGGAGCACCAATCACATGACTTGAAATGGTTAACAAAAATACACTTGAAGTTGTCTATGTTTTGATCGAGTACTAAAAATTGTCGTGGAAAACTAAAACCGGACCCattggaaatggacagctttgaATTGTCTACCATATCTGTAGATTGTTTTTGAGTGGTATtgattttcacaaattttcctgAAAAAACATTGGAGAAAGGGAAATTCTTCGCGAGGGCAAAATCAAGGGTATTTAATAAACTGTACATGTTGGCCCATCTACCGAGTATTTTAATGGTtcgtatggtgggccctacggcaAATAAAACATCCTTACTACTCGTCCCTGACATTGGTAGATCGTAAAACAGTTAACGGGCTCCGCTACATTTCGACCATTGGTTGTGATTGATTATATTCATCTAGCTAATATAGAGATATTAGGGGCATGGCCCACCCCATGATGTTAAGGGGTGCGGATTGGGTAGTACCCCACCAGGACCTatctagagacggacggtcctgttagGTGATCTGTGGAGCCTATCGTaaggtatatgttttatccatgccatccattcattttgaaaattcattCCGACACATCATTCTAAGGCATGAGCCCGAAAAGGAGGCATAATGAAGCTCAAGggggggattgaattcctaccgttgaaaactttttaagtccacggtgatgtttattttccatcaaacctgttcataaggtcacatggaccttatgaaaggaaaacataaatatcagtttgatcaaaaaTTTCTGtaggcctcaagaagttttcaacggtaacctttcaatctccactgcttcctgtggtgtggttcacttgagcgttTAATCTGCCTCCTTTTCTAGCtagtgccctaaaataatctgtcaaaatggatggacggcgtggataaaatatatacataatggtaggccccacaaaggcCCTGTCAAGACCGTCCGTTTCTAGCTTGGTGCTGGTGTGGGTAGAACACGAGGACATGCAGCGTTACTTAAACCGACTATCATACATTATAAATCATTCTACAATAATCCTGTAAATCTTTACATGAAATACAACAAATGGTGGACCATAATCGATAAAAGTGCATTCATCAGTGGATCCAGACCACCCATCTACTTAGCACTACCCGGGGATGGCCCGTGGTTGAAAATCGCACCAAACGACCCATCCTACCCATCAAAATTTCCAAATGAATATTAACAACTAACCGTTTTTATATTTACTCTCCATCTAAGGCCACCATTATGTGATTTTCAACCATGGCCCATCCACAAATAGGACCCACTAAATGAAATCCGAATCCACATCTCCCACCTTCCACCTTCCCGATCCTGACCGTTGATCACGTACGGGAATGATCATGGGACCTCAAATGCAACTTAACGATATGAGAATAAGCCTTCTCAAGCAATCTTCGGAATCTCTTGATATCTAATCTTACATTCTGATTCTCAAGATAAATCCTCTTAGTCTCAGCCCATCCTTTACCGTTCACTACTTGAGGGTCCATTAAAACAGGATCGTTGTGGCCATACAGCCTCGAAAGGGAGCTCTCATCGGTGCCGATCGTATACTCCATATACTCCAATCCAAGCTTCTTAGCTGGCTCTCCGTAATACTCTTCCGCGGCCCACTTCAAACCAAGTGGAACAATCTGTATGAAGATTGAAGTAGGCCGCATGAAGAGGAAATGAGTCATGGCTGCACCATGGACGCCGATCATTGCGTCCGCGGAATTGAGGAGGCGGTGTATATCGGCTAGTTGGGTGTTTCTGTTTGGATTGACAAGGTGCACGTCGAATCCTATCCGTTGACATGTCCTTACAATTTCCCTTAGGTTCATCATGACCCTTGATTTGTTTCGCGTGAAGATTACCAGTTTGGGCCTTTTGTGGATAGTAGGGAGGAGTTGTGCTTGCTTTGTTGTAGTCAATCCTAGCAATCCTTCACCAATGAGTGTTTGGAAATCTTGTATTCCTTTGCCTGTACCTGTTTCATCAAATAGAGGAGACGAAGGATATGTATATCTATAGTCTTTCATTAATGGATGAAGTACATAATCACTTTCCCACATATGCCCACATGCATATATGCATGCCGTGAATGGAGTGGTTTGTACTGTGTTGCTGGtacatgtaagaattctataagatgAGCAttattgatcaatggtgtggattgtcttaagagttggataatgtgattgggTGCACCAATGGATTCCACGTCCAGAAAATTCATGTAAGGGGTGGAATGCTAGAACTGTAACACGCGATGGCTAAAAAAATATCTAAGTGGAACTGGATTGTCAATTCATGTGGAGCCATAGGAAGAGTAGTTTCAATGGGTTTCAAGCTCATCTGCCCTCAATAATTATAAAACTAGGCTGGGTCCTTGATCCCATCTAGTTATTTTGATCTCCATATCCGATACATAGCATAGTCCTTGCAATTCCGCATATAGTATtacagtccactcatcaggtgggtgatGTCTATGATGAATTTGGACCATATCTTTCTAATGGCCTAGTGTTTTTGTACATTTGTGGGTCCACCTTCATAACTTGACTTGCCTTTTGTTATTGATGTCACCaaaggggcccacctgatgctggATATGGACCAGGCTAGAATGGCACGTGTGGCCATGTGGAGCTGTGTGAGGAGAGGTGCATGTGGGCTAATCATAACTCTAATAAGGGCTGGTTTGGTAGACTCCTTTATGTATTTTTGTTTGTATACtggataaatatttcaaaacctTATGCTTGGTAGCGACTTTTTTTATTAAACACATTTTCTTAAACTTAGAACTCCACTAGGATTAGAGGGAGATGGTGTAATTCTATGTAGGGCTTAACATGATGTTTGTAACATGCTTGGGAAGTAGATAAATTAGAAACTTTCAGGTAGGaaatatgcattttatccattttcAGGCTGAGCAATTGGTTGGGCTTGAGTCAGGTATTTTTTGGGCCTATGCCTACTTTTATAGGCCCATGCTGGCCTGGGTGGAGCTTGGGCGTATGGCCTTAAGCATTGAACTGGGCCGAGTCCTGCCCAAACCCGACCCACTGCTACTCCTACTTATGTATCTAGGGAAGGGGCGCACCTTCGGTggactaccttgatgtatatgtcttacatccatgccgtccatccattttgaaagattattttatgtTGAGATCCAAGAACGGAAGCAGAtatacatctcaggtggaccacaccacaagaaacggtggttattgaaaattgaaaacttcttgtgggccacaaacgttttagatcaagctgatatttgtttggtctctTGATCCAGGTTTTTTTGagtttatcaacaggttggatgggaaataaacattcagGTGGTCCCCAAAAGTATTCAATCAAACTggttttgtggtatggtccacctaagatttggatctacttcatttttgagactaTGATCTCAAATgaactgtcaaaatggatgaacggtgtggatgtaagaaacatacatcatggtgcgccccacagtCAGTGATCCACCACAAAAGGAAAactattttttaaatcatttttagTTAACACATGAAATTATTAGTAGATATGAATGGAATCACGAAATGACAACTTAAACAAATCCTTCAATTACGGTTTCTTCAGCAGAAGAAAATGTGGTGGCTTTCTCATTAAACAATGCTTTCGTAACAATAAAATGGAAGACTTGACTTCTATGCCATTTAAAAACAGCGGCGTATCTTCAACCATCCACACTAGAGATTTATACGTCAATCAAGAGCTAGTTGATCCTATTTTATGACTATAACCCAATAATTGCATGGAGCATATGGTAGGaaacatttcattttcccttATAATATGTACCTATTTTACtaccaaccgtccatttgataatCATCAGTGGGATGGTTACCATTGCTTGATAATTGTGATTACAAATTAACGTATGGTCCATCCTCAATCTGTCCCTCAGTTTGAGTGGTCTAGATTAGTTACATGTGAGTGCCACACGTGAGGATGAGTCACAACTCACCATCACTTTAAAAAGAAGGGGTGATAAAGAGTCTAGCCTAAAAATAAATGCAAGAGTGTCAACTCAAGTAAGATATTACAAGATTCGGTGGTGACCCTCAACGgcttaatttgaattatgatATGCCACGTACATAATGTTTCCGTAATACCTAAGTACTTGCATATCATCCACCACATCATGCCAGCGCATCAAAGAacttctcttttttatttatatttagtaTTTGAAAAGTAGCTATTTAGTATTTAAAAAGGAGCAGctctcaagtccaactagttggactataAATTATAGACAACCcagaaaataactttcaacctgtgatgtttgtgcgaaatccaacccatctaataGGTTTGTACTATCACGAGAATCGATACTATAGAAAATTCAGACACAACCacttttcaagtggaccacacttataaTTTTGTATTTATCAATAGTTAGAAATTGTTTCCTAATGTTATGCTCTGATGAGCAGACAGGGTTGATTTTGAAAGTGACTCTTATGATTGGGCCAATCTATTGGAGGGGTTGGATTCAACCTGCTCTTAACTGGTTCGAAATTATCAGTTGAACTGAATATACCTTGTGTTCTATATCCATTTTTCGAAATCGGATTATGCATGAGTTAATCGGTGCGCTTTtactgtactgagtaaactcttttgggcccaccatgaatgtatgtggttcatccacgctgtcaatccgtttttccacctcattttagggctgaACCCAAAAtagaagaatatccaaatctgaaatggaccacaccacaggaaaccgtgggaataatgatttccaccgttgaaaccttgctagggcccacagtgatgtttattttcatccaaactgttcatgagaccacacagacattgatgaagagagaaaaaacaaaaaaataaatatcatcttgatccgaaaattctgtgacccccaagaatttttcaacggtaaacattcaactcgcactgtttcctgtggtgtggtccatatgagctttttatattcttcattttttggttcaaggcctaaaattatctagtaaaataaatggacggagtggataattaaaataaataaatcacagtggaccccacagagttagCGTGCTAAGTTACTTCCGTTGAGTGTTTTCAAACTACGTGGTGAATTATCACCGTAGCCCTATTCCACTGATGCTGTTCgttcggacgcggtttggctagtgatagtggtcggtgctatgtggaccccaccatgatgtacgtattttatccacgccgtccatccattttgaaagatgattttagggctttgTGCCTAAACTtagttagatctaaatctcaggtggaccacaacatgtgagaacagtagtgattgattttccaccattaaaacatcctAGGGCgctctgtaatggttatttgacatctaacctgttgattagatcatacagacttggattaaggtaaaaaatatatatcagcttgatccaaaacttttgtggcccccatgaattttttaatggtgagcgttcaatcaacactgtgtgccccacttgagatttgggtcaacctcattttttggcccataacataaaattatctggaataatgggtggacggcatggatgaaacacacatatcatggtggggcccatagagcaccgaccactagccattggctagtggcaagggggagtagccaatccctttcctgTTCGTGAATGGTTGGAAGAGAATGTTTTTTACCTGATGATGGAGTGATGCTCAACTCTCCGTGAATTTTCAGCCCTACGATCATCTCATTAAAGCAATGAAGCCTCTTATCCTTCTTGAAATCCACCACCTGATAGTTAGTAAGCTTCCTTACTATTCCTCCATATTTGCTCATCCACCATTCATGATACTCCACCACCACAAACACCACCTCTCCTTCAAACCTCTCACTCGTTATGTAGAGTGGAAGCAGCCCATCATTGAATTCGTGATACACATTCCCTGTATAACCACCTGTCGAGAACACCACGGCAGGGACTGCATGGATGACGTCGCAATGTCGGTGGCTTGCTTCGCTTCCGTTCATGAGCTTGAGTGCAATCTCATCGATCGTTTCCATGATCGACGTTTCCCATTTTCGAGTGTAAGGCCTTATCTTTTGAATCTCACACGCTTCTTTCGCTGAATTATGTATGATGATGGAAGATGAAGGTGAATCCGTTTGAATTTTGCCTCTCAGGTAGCAAATGTCCGTTCTTTGATTCGAACGGTCGCAGCAAAGgaatccattttgatggactacGTTCCTTTTGTCTACTTCACCTGTAACATTTTTAAATTGCATGAGGTTTGGTAAATGCTAATTGCACGTACGTGCATGTAGAGGTAAACACATCTATCCACACGTTGGAAAATTATGGAATAAGTgtatgtaattattacatattacaCGTGGGAAACACATCTACACGTACGTGTAGACCAtgtggaaagctcagatcttacaTATAAGTGTCACATTGGAGCACATGCGCATGTGTGAGGATTTGTGTGGGTCCCCACACGTGTGGAATTAGCGAACCTTTAAATGGCCTTTATACGTCGCTACTAGATCATTTAGCATGCCGCATAGAGagagacgcggtttggctagtgacccaacactagccagctagctggtttcaaagatatgtgggccccaccatgatgtatgtatgtgttttatccatgccgtccattcattttctcagctcattttaggacatgagacaaaaaatgaagtagatccgaatctcaggaggaccacaccataggaaaacagtggagattgaatgtccaccgttaataacttcctaggcccactgtaatgtttatttgccctccaacctgttgataacgtcacacagacatggatgaaggaaaactctaatatcagcttgaaccaaacCTCTGtgcccccaaaatattttcaatggtaagcattcaatcctcaatgttcatgtggtgtggtctccctaagatttggatctgcctcatctttgggctcatgccctaagatgaaatgaaaaaaaatggatggacagcatggataaatcacatacatcatggcggagcccacaaagctttgacaccaactagctggctgatgttggggtcactagccaaaccgcgttccATGTAGGGACCATCAATGTTCTAGAGGCCAAGCTATTGGGTCACCATAAAAAGCTTACATTGAACAGATGTTCTGAAAATTATTATATGCAGATGAATGTACCACACTGAAGAGAAAACTTCTGATGGCCCACATTCAACTTGgaaaatcaaaggtcaggatcaccGTGGAAGCGTGCCCATTAAACCATATCTCATTTATTGTAGCACCAAGAAGATCCGACGGTTCCAAACATTGGACCATctctgcatgtgggccccattggaCAATAGATGCTGGCGATCTCTAGAGGCTTTACAGTGCTAAATGTAGTATACAAAAAATAACACATACCTAAGAATGATGATAATAGGCCATTGGATATGGTGTGATATGATCTATCTCTACATTTTTCTACATTCTCTGGTCATGACTAGGCAAAACCAGCCCATGggtgtgtgcatgcatgtagGGGCACGGAGGGACACGTACTTACCATCAATGAAAGATGAACAAGCAATGGAAGTCTTGGAACCTTTCTCTTCATGGACTTCAAGGCGTTTTTCCTTCGGTGAGATATGCGTCTTCAAGGAATCGAAAACCTTGCTTGTTTCCACAACTACGACAGAGTAGgaagaaaaatatttcaatttCTTTCATTATATTGGTTTGTcattgtaaagaaaaaaaaaaaaaaaacacccaactCAACTGATGATTGCTTACTGGGATTTGATGGATGTGTTGCAGCTAGATTCAAAATCGAACTAGCTGCATAGAGAAACAACAAGAGCAAGGGAAGGAAGCGAAATGGGCGAATGTTCACTTTCTTTCCTTGAGAAGACGGTGAAAGGGAGATGGATTGGGTGGGGAATAGAAGACCCTTCATTCTATATGGTTGAGTCATTTCCAAATTTTTTCAAATAGATATGAAGCAAAGGTTTCTTTGGTCCGTTTCTTCTCTTCCAAAGGAAGCtaagctgagagagagagagaaagaaagagaggctAAATATTTAAGGGTGCTATCTtccaattgagagagagagagagagagagagagagagagagagagagagcaaagttGTATTGTAACACATCACAATCACATCGTTGTCATGGTGAATAAGAAAATGGAAGAGATTCTGATGGAAATGAAATGTTAACAACCATTTGGAAAGAGTCAACTGCAATTGAAAACAACCATCTATCTCGATCAAAAGCAGTTCCCTTCTAAAACAGCGGCTGCTCATGGATTCGGCCttggtgatagttcaccaccattttttaggTTGTGGTGTCTCAACCACTGTACGGTTGGCATATGCACAATGCAATCCAGATCGTGCAAATCATTTAGCTGATGAAGCATGGGTAGATGATCAAAGGTCCATATTCTAGGAGAAGAAATAAATTAAGATCTTTTGCTCAGTATAAGTTTGTGCCATCCGCAACCGtggccacaatttggatggtccagctTTCCGTACATGCCACGTGGAAGTAGATGAGACACCACAAGCTTTAAAAAAATCAGGCGAAGTATCACCTAGTCCAAACTTACAATGAACAGAttatcctagctttccaataggtgGCTAGCAAATGGACAGTTGAGATGTTAATAATCAGACATCAGGATGGTCTAACCATCCAAAATTTGGGCTGTGCCAcatctgaagtgggcccatgatttagaattttaattttcgtttatgccacgtgtatagtTTTTTTTCCAGGAATATGAACGGTCACATTTCGTCAGCGTATTGATATCTTTCGGATCTGATGATGGCTCTTTTTCATTCAAGAAGAGTCGAAAGACGAATCTGTCCAGTCGGTCAGCGGATCCGGTTCAAACTTCTCCGGGGAATTGACCGTACTAGCCTTCGTGTATGGTCAATTTCCGTACTCACCTTGAAGTTTAGGCAAATTACCTGGAACGCTACTTCATTCCATATATTTGGAGAAAGGCCTTCTGACATGCTTTTGAAAATTACATGGACTAAAATGCCCTTATTCTTGTTTCAGTGGTTGTACGGTGTTTTAGGGAACAAGAAGTTatgtcgtatttaatgccaagaaagtaatGTTTACGGAATCCTTTTTTGTGTGGGACAAGGAccaagctcgtggggcccacattgatgtatgtgtataatccatgccgcctattctttttgccgtgtcattttaacggctagggcctaaatattagcctgatccagagctcgtgtgggccacataatagaaaacaattgAGACAAtagaacccactgttgaaactttccaggcttactcactgtgatgtttgttagaagaggACACTACCTAAGTCAggaattttttgggcccacgccgagcaggccgacaaggtggacggaatggatcacccATTGTGGGCCGTAGGCTATTGTATCAATGGCTAacttttcatttggtagtaaatgaCGTAAACATGTAACAACTGCAACCTATAtaacatgcaaaccatgaccaatataacataataactacaacccatgacaactacgagccatgagaaccatgacccatataacatgagaaccacaacccatgacaactacaacccttactacattacaaccatgacccttaccacattacaaccatgaccagggtatgggtcgtggttgccatgaggtaagagtcgtggttgtcatgaggtaaggttcgtggttgtcatgctgtacgggccgaagtcttcattttataggccttggcaaggaccaTCTAGTGGGGCTTACATTGATGTATGGGAATAATCCATgacgcccatcctttttgtcgtgtcattttagggctaggtggatggatcagatcaccccatgtTAGGATTTTTGGGCCCACGATGAGCTAGCTGGCAAGGTGGATGAATCGGATCACCCAAttatgggccttaagctatgatactaatggtttggtagaagaggaaATGAACACGTGGATATcacaatccatgcaacatgacaaccacaacccataaacatgacaactacaacccatgcaaacaaggacccatatgggcccacattgatgtatatgtataatctatgccgcccatccttttttgtTGGGTCATTTTAGAGGTAGCGTCAAATATCAACCACAACCCTTTGTGGATAAAaatcacgatccattgtgcatgtgaactaCGACcctttatatggatcatggttgtcatgtagcaagggtcgaggttgtcatattatatgggttgtggttgtaaagttatatgggtcgtggttgtcatgggtcgtagttgccaagttgtatgggtcgtagttgtcatgttatatgggtcgtgattctcATGGGTCGTatttgttatgttatataggtcatggctGTCAagaatttttgggctcatggtgagctggccaacaaggtggatggatcggatcacctcattgtgggccttaaactatgttaccaatggtttggtagaaaaggaagtaaaCACGTTGAAAATCACGATCCATTCaatataacaaccacgacccatataacatgacaactatgacccgtgcaaaccacgacccaaatgggcgcATATTTATGTATATGaataatccatgtcgcccatcttTTTTGTTGTATCATTTTAGGAGTAGGGTCAAATATCAACTAtgaccctttgtggatgaaaccacgatccattgtgcatgtgaaccacgaccctttatatgaattgtggttgtcatgtagcaagggtcgaggtcgtcatattatatgggtcatggttgtcatgtagtAAGGATcaaggttgtcatattatatgggtcgtggttgtgaagttatatgggtcgtggttgtcatattatatgggtgtGGTTGTATGAGaataatctatgccgcccattCATTTTGCAGTATCATTTTAACAATAggatacaaatatcagcctgatccaacgctcgtgtgggccacaaaatagaaaatattggtgattgtttaaactttccaggctcactgtgatgtttgttagaagtggacactacccaagtcaggactttttgggcccacgacaagcgggccgacaaggtggatgacTTAGATTACTCCATTGTGGGCCATAAGCCATAGTACCAAAGGTTTAGCAGAAGAGGAAATGAACA
This DNA window, taken from Magnolia sinica isolate HGM2019 chromosome 14, MsV1, whole genome shotgun sequence, encodes the following:
- the LOC131225399 gene encoding xylan glycosyltransferase MUCI21-like; this encodes MTQPYRMKGLLFPTQSISLSPSSQGKKVNIRPFRFLPLLLLFLYAASSILNLAATHPSNPIVETSKVFDSLKTHISPKEKRLEVHEEKGSKTSIACSSFIDGEVDKRNVVHQNGFLCCDRSNQRTDICYLRGKIQTDSPSSSIIIHNSAKEACEIQKIRPYTRKWETSIMETIDEIALKLMNGSEASHRHCDVIHAVPAVVFSTGGYTGNVYHEFNDGLLPLYITSERFEGEVVFVVVEYHEWWMSKYGGIVRKLTNYQVVDFKKDKRLHCFNEMIVGLKIHGELSITPSSGTGKGIQDFQTLIGEGLLGLTTTKQAQLLPTIHKRPKLVIFTRNKSRVMMNLREIVRTCQRIGFDVHLVNPNRNTQLADIHRLLNSADAMIGVHGAAMTHFLFMRPTSIFIQIVPLGLKWAAEEYYGEPAKKLGLEYMEYTIGTDESSLSRLYGHNDPVLMDPQVVNGKGWAETKRIYLENQNVRLDIKRFRRLLEKAYSHIVKLHLRSHDHSRT